In the genome of Thermus antranikianii DSM 12462, the window AAAGCCCGGCCATAAGGGCCTCCCGCACCTGGGGAGAGAAGCCTTCCGGATGTTCCCTTAAGGCTTTTTCGTGGATACGGGCTGCCTCGTAGCGCACCAGACGGGTGTAGACCTCATAGACCCCGGGTAGGGGTAAGGATACCTCCCTTACCTCGGCCCTCAAGGAGGGGAGTTCCTCTAGAAGCCTCTGGAAAGCCCTGCGCACCTCCACCCCCAGACGGCCCTCCAAGAAGTCCAGGGGTACGCCGAAGGTGGGGTTTTGCGGGCCCTCGAGGGGGATGCTTTCCCCGGCCAGGATCTCCGTGAGGAAGTGGGCGTCCCGCACCGTCTTGGCGATGGGCCCCGCGTGGTCGGTGGAGCGGGAGAGGGGCAAGGCACCTTCCAGGCTTACCCGGCCGTAGGAGGGCTTGAAGCCCACCACCCCGTTGAAGGCGGCAGGGATGCGGATGGACCCTCCCGTGTCCGAGCCCAGGGAGGCGAGGCCGATCCCCAAGGCCACGGCCACGGCGCTTCCGCTGCTGCTTCCCCCGGCTTGGCGGCTTGCGTCTAAGGCGTTGCGCACCGGGCCCGTCCAAGGGTTTTCCCCGGTGATGCCCAGGGCCACCTCGTGCATGTTGGTTTTGGCGAAGATAAGGGCTCCGGCTTCCCTCAGGCGCCTTACCGCCTGGGCCTCCTCAGGAAGGGGAGGGAGGGGGGCCCGGGTTCCTGCCCGGGTGGGCATGCCCTTGACCGGGAAGAGGTCCTTTACCGTGAGGGGGATGCCGTGTAGGGGTCCGCGGATGTACCCCTGCCTTAGCTCCTCCGTAAGCCGCTTGGCTTCCTCCTTGGCTTCTTCCTCGTCCAGGTAGGCCAAGGCGTTGCGGTCCTGGAAGGCCCGGGCCCTTTCCAGGGCTTCCTCCAAAAGGGCCAAGGGAGTGGTTTCGCCCCTTTCCAGGAGGGCTTTAGCCGTCAAGAGGTCCATGCTCCATTATAGGGGCCTTCTCCTGAGCCTTTGGTAGGGGTTTTTGCCCCGGCCAGGTGTAGCGCACCACCTCCCGGCCCTCGAGGGCCAAGGCGATGAGCCTTTCCGTATCCAAACGGCTTTCCGTTTCCAAGGCCACGGAAAGCTGGGCCCGGGTCACGGGGTGCTTGGGGGCGAAAAGGGTGCAGCACTCC includes:
- a CDS encoding amidase, whose product is MDLLTAKALLERGETTPLALLEEALERARAFQDRNALAYLDEEEAKEEAKRLTEELRQGYIRGPLHGIPLTVKDLFPVKGMPTRAGTRAPLPPLPEEAQAVRRLREAGALIFAKTNMHEVALGITGENPWTGPVRNALDASRQAGGSSSGSAVAVALGIGLASLGSDTGGSIRIPAAFNGVVGFKPSYGRVSLEGALPLSRSTDHAGPIAKTVRDAHFLTEILAGESIPLEGPQNPTFGVPLDFLEGRLGVEVRRAFQRLLEELPSLRAEVREVSLPLPGVYEVYTRLVRYEAARIHEKALREHPEGFSPQVREALMAGLSLTEKDYRDAVAEREALRLQLVKALRGVDALLLPAQPLPAPPLGTEEVELESGRRSHREAFITLTLPFSLLGVPTLTLPFARVEGMPVGLQVVGPYAEDGRVLAIGGWLEARLK